One region of Manis pentadactyla isolate mManPen7 chromosome 9, mManPen7.hap1, whole genome shotgun sequence genomic DNA includes:
- the GATD1 gene encoding glutamine amidotransferase-like class 1 domain-containing protein 1 isoform X1 yields MASERLSSRPACLLVASGAAEGVSAQSFLHCFSLASAAFNLQVATPGGKTLDFVDVNESNARWVQDFRLKAYASPAKLESIDGARYHALLIPSCPGALADLASSGSLARILQHFCSESKPICAIGHGVAALCSATAEDRSWVFQGYSVTGPSVYELVRVPGFARLPLIVEDFVKEAGASFSASQPDAVHVVLDRHLVTGQNASSSVPAVQNLLFLCGSRK; encoded by the exons ATGGCGTCCGAGCGGCTCTCGAGCCGGCCTGCGTGCCTCCTGGTGGCCAGCGGCGCGGCTGAAG GTGTCTCCGCCCAGTCTTTCCTGCACTGCTTCTCGCTAGCCAGCGCTGCCTTCAACCTGCAGGTGGCCACCCCGGGG GGGAAGACCTTGGACTTCGTGGATGTGAATGAGAGCAATGCCCGCTGGGTGCAGGACTTCCGCCTCAAGGCCTATGCCAGCCCCGCCAAGCTGGAGTCCATTGATG GTGCCCGCTACCATGCCCTCCTGATCCCCAGCTGTCCCGGGGCCCTGGCCGACCTAGCCAGCAGTGGGTCGCTGGCCCGCATTCTTCAACACTTCTGCTCCGAGAGTA AACCCATCTGTGCCATTGGCCATGGTGTTGCCGCCCTCTGCAGTGCCACCGCGGAGGACAGGTCCTGGGTGTTTCAAGGCTACAGTGTCACTGGC CCCTCTGTGTACGAGCTCGTCCGGGTACCTGGCTTCGCCCGCCTGCCCCTCATCGTGGAGGACTTTGTCAAGGAAGCAGGAGCCAGCTTCAGCG CCAGCCAGCCCGATGCTGTACATGTGGTGCTGGACCGTCACCTGGTCACAggccagaacgccagctcgagtGTCCCGGCTGTGCAGAATCTGCTGTTTCTTTGCGGCAGCCG GAAGTGA
- the GATD1 gene encoding glutamine amidotransferase-like class 1 domain-containing protein 1 isoform X4: protein MASERLSSRPACLLVASGAAEGVSAQSFLHCFSLASAAFNLQVATPGGKTLDFVDVNESNARWVQDFRLKAYASPAKLESIDEPICAIGHGVAALCSATAEDRSWVFQGYSVTGPSVYELVRVPGFARLPLIVEDFVKEAGASFSASQPDAVHVVLDRHLVTGQNASSSVPAVQNLLFLCGSRK from the exons ATGGCGTCCGAGCGGCTCTCGAGCCGGCCTGCGTGCCTCCTGGTGGCCAGCGGCGCGGCTGAAG GTGTCTCCGCCCAGTCTTTCCTGCACTGCTTCTCGCTAGCCAGCGCTGCCTTCAACCTGCAGGTGGCCACCCCGGGG GGGAAGACCTTGGACTTCGTGGATGTGAATGAGAGCAATGCCCGCTGGGTGCAGGACTTCCGCCTCAAGGCCTATGCCAGCCCCGCCAAGCTGGAGTCCATTGATG AACCCATCTGTGCCATTGGCCATGGTGTTGCCGCCCTCTGCAGTGCCACCGCGGAGGACAGGTCCTGGGTGTTTCAAGGCTACAGTGTCACTGGC CCCTCTGTGTACGAGCTCGTCCGGGTACCTGGCTTCGCCCGCCTGCCCCTCATCGTGGAGGACTTTGTCAAGGAAGCAGGAGCCAGCTTCAGCG CCAGCCAGCCCGATGCTGTACATGTGGTGCTGGACCGTCACCTGGTCACAggccagaacgccagctcgagtGTCCCGGCTGTGCAGAATCTGCTGTTTCTTTGCGGCAGCCG GAAGTGA
- the GATD1 gene encoding glutamine amidotransferase-like class 1 domain-containing protein 1 isoform X2, which yields MASERLSSRPACLLVASGAAEGVSAQSFLHCFSLASAAFNLQVATPGGKTLDFVDVNESNARWVQDFRLKAYASPAKLESIDGARYHALLIPSCPGALADLASSGSLARILQHFCSESKPICAIGHGVAALCSATAEDRSWVFQGYSVTGPSVYELVRVPGFARLPLIVEDFVKEAGASFSASQPDAVHVVLDRHLVTGQNASSSVPAVQNLLFLCGSR from the exons ATGGCGTCCGAGCGGCTCTCGAGCCGGCCTGCGTGCCTCCTGGTGGCCAGCGGCGCGGCTGAAG GTGTCTCCGCCCAGTCTTTCCTGCACTGCTTCTCGCTAGCCAGCGCTGCCTTCAACCTGCAGGTGGCCACCCCGGGG GGGAAGACCTTGGACTTCGTGGATGTGAATGAGAGCAATGCCCGCTGGGTGCAGGACTTCCGCCTCAAGGCCTATGCCAGCCCCGCCAAGCTGGAGTCCATTGATG GTGCCCGCTACCATGCCCTCCTGATCCCCAGCTGTCCCGGGGCCCTGGCCGACCTAGCCAGCAGTGGGTCGCTGGCCCGCATTCTTCAACACTTCTGCTCCGAGAGTA AACCCATCTGTGCCATTGGCCATGGTGTTGCCGCCCTCTGCAGTGCCACCGCGGAGGACAGGTCCTGGGTGTTTCAAGGCTACAGTGTCACTGGC CCCTCTGTGTACGAGCTCGTCCGGGTACCTGGCTTCGCCCGCCTGCCCCTCATCGTGGAGGACTTTGTCAAGGAAGCAGGAGCCAGCTTCAGCG CCAGCCAGCCCGATGCTGTACATGTGGTGCTGGACCGTCACCTGGTCACAggccagaacgccagctcgagtGTCCCGGCTGTGCAGAATCTGCTGTTTCTTTGCGGCAGCCGGTGA
- the GATD1 gene encoding glutamine amidotransferase-like class 1 domain-containing protein 1 isoform X3: protein MASERLSSRPACLLVASGAAEGVSAQSFLHCFSLASAAFNLQVATPGGKTLDFVDVNESNARWVQDFRLKAYASPAKLESIDGARYHALLIPSCPGALADLASSGSLARILQHFCSESTLCVRARPGTWLRPPAPHRGGLCQGSRSQLQRQPARCCTCGAGPSPGHRPERQLECPGCAESAVSLRQPEVKQLPAEPTEQPVDATSPRL, encoded by the exons ATGGCGTCCGAGCGGCTCTCGAGCCGGCCTGCGTGCCTCCTGGTGGCCAGCGGCGCGGCTGAAG GTGTCTCCGCCCAGTCTTTCCTGCACTGCTTCTCGCTAGCCAGCGCTGCCTTCAACCTGCAGGTGGCCACCCCGGGG GGGAAGACCTTGGACTTCGTGGATGTGAATGAGAGCAATGCCCGCTGGGTGCAGGACTTCCGCCTCAAGGCCTATGCCAGCCCCGCCAAGCTGGAGTCCATTGATG GTGCCCGCTACCATGCCCTCCTGATCCCCAGCTGTCCCGGGGCCCTGGCCGACCTAGCCAGCAGTGGGTCGCTGGCCCGCATTCTTCAACACTTCTGCTCCGAGAGTA CCCTCTGTGTACGAGCTCGTCCGGGTACCTGGCTTCGCCCGCCTGCCCCTCATCGTGGAGGACTTTGTCAAGGAAGCAGGAGCCAGCTTCAGCG CCAGCCAGCCCGATGCTGTACATGTGGTGCTGGACCGTCACCTGGTCACAggccagaacgccagctcgagtGTCCCGGCTGTGCAGAATCTGCTGTTTCTTTGCGGCAGCCG GAAGTGAAGCAGCTCCCCGCTGAGCCTACCGAACAGCCAGTGGACGCCACCAGCCCCAGACTCTAA
- the GATD1 gene encoding glutamine amidotransferase-like class 1 domain-containing protein 1 isoform X5 → MASERLSSRPACLLVASGAAEGVSAQSFLHCFSLASAAFNLQVATPGGKTLDFVDVNESNARWVQDFRLKAYASPAKLESIDEPICAIGHGVAALCSATAEDRSWVFQGYSVTGPSVYELVRVPGFARLPLIVEDFVKEAGASFSASQPDAVHVVLDRHLVTGQNASSSVPAVQNLLFLCGSR, encoded by the exons ATGGCGTCCGAGCGGCTCTCGAGCCGGCCTGCGTGCCTCCTGGTGGCCAGCGGCGCGGCTGAAG GTGTCTCCGCCCAGTCTTTCCTGCACTGCTTCTCGCTAGCCAGCGCTGCCTTCAACCTGCAGGTGGCCACCCCGGGG GGGAAGACCTTGGACTTCGTGGATGTGAATGAGAGCAATGCCCGCTGGGTGCAGGACTTCCGCCTCAAGGCCTATGCCAGCCCCGCCAAGCTGGAGTCCATTGATG AACCCATCTGTGCCATTGGCCATGGTGTTGCCGCCCTCTGCAGTGCCACCGCGGAGGACAGGTCCTGGGTGTTTCAAGGCTACAGTGTCACTGGC CCCTCTGTGTACGAGCTCGTCCGGGTACCTGGCTTCGCCCGCCTGCCCCTCATCGTGGAGGACTTTGTCAAGGAAGCAGGAGCCAGCTTCAGCG CCAGCCAGCCCGATGCTGTACATGTGGTGCTGGACCGTCACCTGGTCACAggccagaacgccagctcgagtGTCCCGGCTGTGCAGAATCTGCTGTTTCTTTGCGGCAGCCGGTGA
- the TALDO1 gene encoding transaldolase isoform X1, which produces MSGSPVKRQKMENALDQLKQVTTVVADTGDFHAIDEYKPQDATTNPSLILAAAQMPEYQELVEEAIAYGKRLGGSQEEQIKNAIDKLFVLFGVEILKKIPGRVSTEVDARLSFDKDAMVARARRLIELYREAGISKDRILIKLSSTWEGIQAGKELELQHGVHCNMTLLFSFAQAVACAEAGVTLISPFVGRILDWHVANTDKKSYEPLEDPGVKSVTKIYNYYKKFGYQTIVMGASFRNTGEIRALAGCDFLTISPKLLGELLKDSTKLVPMLSAKAAQASNLEKVHLDEKAFRWLHNEDQMAVEKLSDGIRKFAADAVKLERMLMERMFSAENGK; this is translated from the exons ATGTCGGGCTCCCCGGTGAAGCGGCAGAAGATGGAGAACGCGCTGGACCAGCTCAAGCAGGTCACCACCGTGGTGGCCGACACGGGCGACTTCCACG CTATTGACGAGTATAAGCCGCAGGATGCCACCACCAACCCTTCCCTGATCCTGGCCGCTGCTCAGATGCCGGAGTACCAGGAGCTGGTGGAGGAGGCCATCGCCTATGGCAAGAGGCTAGGCGG GTCACAAGAGGAACAGATTAAAAATGCTATCGACAAACTTTTTGTGTTGTTTGGAGTGGAAATACTGAAGAAGATTCCCGGCCGCGTATCCACAGAAGTAGATGCAAG GCTCTCCTTCGATAAGGACGCCATGGTGGCCCGGGCCAGGCGCCTCATAGAGCTCTACAGGGAAGCTGGGATCAGCAAGGACCGGATCCTGATAAAGCTGTCGTCAACCTGGGAGGGGATTCAGGCTGGAAA GGAGCTGGAGCTGCAGCACGGCGTGCACTGCAACATGACACTGCTCTTCTCCTTCGCCCAGGCTGTGGCCTGCGCCGAGGCAGGGGTGACACTCATCTCCCCCTTTGTGGGGCGCATCCTCGACTGGCATGTTGCCAACACAGACAAGAAGTCGTATGAGCCCCTGGAGGACCCTG GTGTGAAGAGCGTCACCAAGATCTACAACTACTACAAGAAATTTGGCTACCAGACCATTGTCATGGGTGCCTCCTTCCGCAACACGGGTGAGATCAGAGCACTTGCGGGCTGTGACTTCCTCACCATCTCGCCCAAGCTCCTCGGAGAGCTGCTCAAGGACAGCACCAAGCTGGTGCCCATGCTCTCGGCCAAGGCAG CCCAGGCCAGCAACCTGGAGAAGGTCCACCTGGACGAGAAGGCCTTCCGCTGGCTGCACAACGAGGACCAGATGGCTGTGGAGAAGCTGTCGGATGGGATCCGGAAGTTCGCTGCAGACGCTGTGAAGCTGGAGCGGATGCTGATG GAGCGGATGTTCAGCGCAGAGAATGGAAAGTAG
- the TALDO1 gene encoding transaldolase isoform X2 has product MPEYQELVEEAIAYGKRLGGSQEEQIKNAIDKLFVLFGVEILKKIPGRVSTEVDARLSFDKDAMVARARRLIELYREAGISKDRILIKLSSTWEGIQAGKELELQHGVHCNMTLLFSFAQAVACAEAGVTLISPFVGRILDWHVANTDKKSYEPLEDPGVKSVTKIYNYYKKFGYQTIVMGASFRNTGEIRALAGCDFLTISPKLLGELLKDSTKLVPMLSAKAAQASNLEKVHLDEKAFRWLHNEDQMAVEKLSDGIRKFAADAVKLERMLMERMFSAENGK; this is encoded by the exons ATGCCGGAGTACCAGGAGCTGGTGGAGGAGGCCATCGCCTATGGCAAGAGGCTAGGCGG GTCACAAGAGGAACAGATTAAAAATGCTATCGACAAACTTTTTGTGTTGTTTGGAGTGGAAATACTGAAGAAGATTCCCGGCCGCGTATCCACAGAAGTAGATGCAAG GCTCTCCTTCGATAAGGACGCCATGGTGGCCCGGGCCAGGCGCCTCATAGAGCTCTACAGGGAAGCTGGGATCAGCAAGGACCGGATCCTGATAAAGCTGTCGTCAACCTGGGAGGGGATTCAGGCTGGAAA GGAGCTGGAGCTGCAGCACGGCGTGCACTGCAACATGACACTGCTCTTCTCCTTCGCCCAGGCTGTGGCCTGCGCCGAGGCAGGGGTGACACTCATCTCCCCCTTTGTGGGGCGCATCCTCGACTGGCATGTTGCCAACACAGACAAGAAGTCGTATGAGCCCCTGGAGGACCCTG GTGTGAAGAGCGTCACCAAGATCTACAACTACTACAAGAAATTTGGCTACCAGACCATTGTCATGGGTGCCTCCTTCCGCAACACGGGTGAGATCAGAGCACTTGCGGGCTGTGACTTCCTCACCATCTCGCCCAAGCTCCTCGGAGAGCTGCTCAAGGACAGCACCAAGCTGGTGCCCATGCTCTCGGCCAAGGCAG CCCAGGCCAGCAACCTGGAGAAGGTCCACCTGGACGAGAAGGCCTTCCGCTGGCTGCACAACGAGGACCAGATGGCTGTGGAGAAGCTGTCGGATGGGATCCGGAAGTTCGCTGCAGACGCTGTGAAGCTGGAGCGGATGCTGATG GAGCGGATGTTCAGCGCAGAGAATGGAAAGTAG